Proteins from a genomic interval of Pelagicoccus enzymogenes:
- a CDS encoding HesA/MoeB/ThiF family protein — protein MQSNDSQGESISLKESRFSRFESIDWWKQETLDSAKVLVVGAGALGNEVIKNLALLGVGHLAIVDMDRIEESNLSRSSLFRSEHEGEFKAERAAKSAKDLYPKIKVESYVGKIQSDIGYGLFRWADIVVGALDNREARIFVNRACTYVGRPWIDGGIDVLNGVARGFQAPQTACYECTMSKVDWDLIQNRQSCSLHARRALANRGVPTTPTTSSVIGAIQAQEVLKYLHGLESIIGKGFLFEGLAHNSYKIEYSINPACDLHYEQAEIHNDHDLSNRSTMRQIFQWGEKRLGKVEALDIYREIVSRTSCPQCGQMTECFVNAETIPVSDTFCSRCEVEKIPEYLHSLGPDSPYLDKTVSSFGLPENEILWLRNSEKCIGIDLTEIPFQSHV, from the coding sequence ATGCAGTCCAACGATAGCCAAGGGGAATCGATATCCCTGAAGGAAAGCCGCTTCTCCCGGTTCGAATCAATCGATTGGTGGAAGCAGGAGACGCTCGATTCAGCCAAGGTGCTGGTCGTCGGCGCGGGAGCCCTCGGCAACGAGGTGATCAAGAACTTGGCTCTCCTGGGAGTCGGTCACCTTGCCATCGTCGATATGGACCGCATCGAGGAAAGCAACCTCTCGCGATCGAGCTTGTTTCGCAGCGAACACGAAGGCGAGTTCAAGGCCGAACGCGCCGCTAAAAGCGCGAAAGACCTTTATCCCAAAATCAAGGTCGAATCCTACGTCGGCAAAATCCAGTCGGACATTGGCTACGGTTTGTTTCGCTGGGCCGACATCGTGGTCGGAGCCCTGGACAACCGCGAAGCTCGGATTTTCGTGAACCGGGCCTGCACCTATGTGGGCCGCCCTTGGATCGATGGAGGAATCGACGTTCTGAACGGAGTCGCCCGCGGATTCCAGGCGCCCCAAACCGCCTGCTACGAGTGCACGATGAGCAAGGTCGATTGGGACCTCATCCAAAATCGCCAATCATGCTCGCTCCACGCTCGGCGGGCCCTCGCCAACCGAGGCGTTCCCACCACTCCCACTACCTCCTCGGTCATCGGAGCCATTCAAGCCCAGGAGGTGCTCAAGTACCTGCACGGCTTGGAATCGATCATCGGCAAAGGCTTCCTCTTCGAAGGGCTGGCTCACAATTCCTACAAAATCGAATACAGCATCAATCCGGCTTGCGACCTGCACTACGAACAAGCGGAGATCCACAACGATCACGACCTGAGCAACCGCTCCACAATGCGGCAGATCTTCCAATGGGGCGAGAAGCGGCTGGGCAAAGTCGAGGCCCTCGATATTTACCGGGAGATCGTGTCGCGCACAAGCTGCCCTCAGTGCGGGCAAATGACAGAGTGCTTTGTGAACGCCGAAACAATTCCAGTCTCGGATACCTTTTGCTCCCGATGCGAGGTGGAAAAGATACCGGAGTACCTGCACTCCCTAGGACCCGACTCCCCTTACTTGGACAAAACAGTCAGCTCCTTCGGCTTGCCGGAAAACGAAATTCTGTGGCTTCGAAATTCCGAGAAATGCATCGGAATCGACCTCACCGAAATACCCTTCCAGTCCCATGTTTAA
- a CDS encoding Mov34/MPN/PAD-1 family protein has product MFKPKKNRRGDGKTRSADQQASSLELQDSEDSFQNLKERKFPGPVDARAALRVSMKKEAFSSIVSHAQSSLEREICGVLVGDAFRDEAGPFLVVDAVIAGKAQEGATHVTFTQETWNDIYQQLDEKYPKKSIVGWYHSHPGFGVTFSEMDLFIQKNFFSSATQIALVTDPLKNQTAVIYNSASGIQYLDRFWIERHEQSLQCPIQPAAPESPATSLPSGSSLSNQAIEDRLGQTLQAIDDLNNRVSSYLYLFIFIIGLGFIGLVGFWGYTQIFERRSPPELMQYYPVPVDIEGEPVMLGVGVYKWPLPDKLVSQFAEEERKLYEAQLERMQALELEILERARKHGLKVEDLLNDEAPASDTSTKEANDE; this is encoded by the coding sequence ATGTTTAAACCTAAGAAAAACAGGAGGGGCGACGGGAAGACGCGCTCTGCCGATCAGCAAGCCTCCTCCCTTGAGCTTCAAGACTCGGAGGACAGCTTCCAGAATCTGAAAGAGAGGAAATTCCCCGGGCCGGTCGATGCCCGGGCCGCCCTGCGGGTCTCCATGAAAAAGGAGGCCTTCAGCAGCATCGTATCGCACGCTCAGAGCTCTCTCGAACGGGAGATCTGCGGCGTGCTGGTGGGCGACGCGTTTCGCGACGAGGCTGGCCCTTTCCTCGTGGTCGATGCTGTGATAGCTGGAAAAGCCCAAGAGGGAGCGACTCACGTTACCTTCACCCAAGAGACTTGGAACGACATCTACCAGCAACTCGACGAGAAGTACCCCAAGAAGTCGATCGTCGGCTGGTACCACTCTCACCCTGGGTTCGGAGTGACCTTCTCCGAGATGGATTTATTCATCCAGAAAAACTTCTTCTCTTCGGCAACGCAAATAGCTCTGGTTACCGACCCTCTCAAGAACCAGACAGCAGTCATATACAATTCGGCAAGCGGTATCCAGTATTTGGATCGCTTCTGGATCGAGCGTCACGAGCAAAGCCTGCAGTGTCCCATCCAGCCAGCAGCCCCCGAATCGCCAGCGACTTCACTGCCTTCCGGCAGCTCTCTTTCCAACCAAGCGATTGAAGACCGGCTCGGGCAAACGCTGCAGGCGATCGACGACCTCAACAACCGAGTATCGAGCTACCTTTATCTTTTCATCTTTATCATCGGCCTCGGCTTCATCGGATTGGTCGGCTTCTGGGGCTATACCCAAATCTTCGAACGGCGCTCCCCGCCCGAGTTGATGCAATACTACCCTGTGCCCGTCGATATCGAGGGCGAACCGGTAATGCTTGGAGTCGGCGTCTACAAGTGGCCCCTACCCGACAAGCTTGTTTCCCAATTCGCCGAGGAAGAGAGAAAGCTCTACGAGGCTCAATTGGAGCGCATGCAAGCCCTCGAACTAGAGATTTTGGAGCGAGCCCGCAAACACGGGCTGAAAGTGGAGGACCTTCTGAACGACGAAGCCCCTGCCTCCGACACTTCAACCAAGGAAGCCAACGATGAATAG